In Erigeron canadensis isolate Cc75 chromosome 1, C_canadensis_v1, whole genome shotgun sequence, a single window of DNA contains:
- the LOC122578945 gene encoding uncharacterized protein LOC122578945 isoform X1 translates to MEHIDEDCTSVLEQLNLQEKQLRHKRRWLLGLPASRKAAGKDEGSKFQVGRPIPEYLLREDDVSYETIKFFVEKVCGRCNTKKKYKVVQDEMQLINSPRDVRGLMSLIDDMTNQGLIQFAEVLTGGPVKFEKTRRIMKQFIRGCLSEIFSKHKKTGQINLPENLLLLFKNPLNFCWSSESLLIPDSDSYQVAVHKILNLLEDFPTLTLSAMHRKLRGTKNYMPQLIPKKCGWGRDSLIKSLRKKSLGLLTKLNKGDPLQEPLAKAMEVAALNLKLIQGCRYVTHFVHVSPEMNLLQDKIAMCIQLIDQRLKSSALKDIQVLLDPKAKSPDRKLRVLVKNMLTEYLFECSDMNNVPHCLHKVIAIITRSSEAPIKQLVETNIEEEVECILSVSASVKQVLWDSTPDHEIDMQFADAYMEDLEDNDDDDDDDDDDDDILEDISLEEDRESSVSCNTVEKVSNTGYNSNSVGNSTKSRSLDFSEAIHSEDIHSIRYQLVRLINTEPVNAISPKDTNDQEGFPLLEKAQDPVSSNVSSPERSLKFNNPSMCKNQYLAVQAASDEASMVAYCLIGRMLDEFAQIEGCELNSRDMFYLGARKQKEGKATSKEPASHKEDSCSIFVKAVEELVPSFAECETARLNELMGQASVKAIGT, encoded by the exons atggaACATATAGATGAAGATTGCACATCTGTATTAGAACAACTCAATCTTCAAGAAAAGCAGCTCAGACATAAAAGAAg GTGGTTACTTGGATTACCAGCTTCTAGAAAAGCAGCTGGGAAAGATGAAGGATCAAAGTTTCAAGTTGGAAG GCCTATACCTGAATACTTGCTTAGGGAAGATGAT gTATCCTACGAGActataaaattttttgttgaaaagGTGTGTGGAAGATGTAACACTAAAAAGAAGTATAAAGTTGTTCAAGATGAAATGCAACTTATTAATTCACCTAGAGATGTCAGAGGTCTTATGTCTCTAATCGACGACATGACCAATCAAGGGCTAATTCAGTTTGCTGAGGTACTGACAGGTGGTCCAGTTAAGTTTGAGAAAACCCGTCGGATAATGAAGCAGTTTATCAGAGGATGCCTCTCAGAAATCTTCTCGAAGCACAAAAAGACAGGGCAGATAAACTTACCTGAAAATCTTCTTTTGCTGTTCAAGAATCCACTTAATTTTTGTTGGAGTAGCGAGTCTTTATTAATTCCAGACTCTGATTCCTATCAAGTTGCTGTTCATAAAATACTTAATCTACTTGAGGACTTTCCTACTCTAACCCTTTCTGCTATGCATAGGAAACTCAGGGGCACCAAAAATTACATGCCTCAGTTAATACCTAAAAAGTGTGGTTGGGGACGAGACTCATTGATCAAAAGTTTGAGGAAAAAGTCTTTGGGATTGcttacaaaacttaacaaaggAGATCCATTACAGGAGCCATTAGCAAAAGCAATGGAAGTGGCAGCCTTGAATTTAAAGCTGATTCAAGGATGTCGATATGTAACTCATTTTGTACATGTTTCACCCGAAATGAATCTTTTGCAGGATAAGATTGCAATGTGTATCCAACTAATTGATCAGAGATTAAAATCATCAGCATTGAAAGATATACAAGTTCTGCTGGATCCTAAAGCAAAATCCCCGGACCGCAAATTACGAGTGCTGGTGAAGAACATGTTAACAGAGTATCTTTTTGAGTGTAGTGACATGAATAATGTTCCACATTGTTTACATAAGGTCATTGCCATTATAACTAGAAGTTCTGAAGCTCCAATTAAGCAATTGGTAGAAACGAATATAGAGGAAGAGGTAGAATGTATTTTGAGTGTGAGTGCTTCAGTGAAGCAAGTTCTGTGGGACTCAACCCCTGACCATGAGATAGACATGCAGTTTGCTGATGCATACATGGAGGATCTCGAagacaatgatgatgatgatgatgacgacgacgacgacgatgatATATTAGAGGATATTAGTCTAGAAGAAGATAGGGAAAGTAGTGTGTCCTGTAATACAGTTGAAAAAGTATCAAATACCGGGTATAACTCTAATTCAGTTGGAAATTCAACCAAATCTAGGTCCTTGGACTTTTCAGAAGCCATCCACTCAGAAGATATACATTCGATTAGATACCAATTGGTACGCTTAATAAATACCGAACCTGTGAACGCTATTTCACCTAAAGATACCAATGATCAAGAGGGTTTTCCTCTTCTGGAAAAGGCCCAAGATCCAGTGTCTTCTAATGTCTCGTCTCCAGAAAGGAGTTTGAAATTTAATAATCCAAGCATGTGTAAAAACCAGTACCTTGCAGTTCAAGCTGCTAGTGATGAGGCAAGTATGGTAGCATATTGTCTCATTGGTCGTATGTTGGATGAGTTTGCACAAATAGAAGGATGTGAACTAAATTCTAGAGATATGTTTTATCTTGGAGCCAGAAAGCAAAAAGAGGGCAAAG CTACCAGTAAGGAACCAGCATCTCACAAGGAAGATAGCTGTTCGATTTTTGTTAAGGCGGTCGAAGAGCTAGTACCCTCTTTTGCTGAATG CGAAACAGCTAGACTAAATGAATTGATGGGTCAAGCATCAGTTAAGGCCATTGGTACATAA
- the LOC122581814 gene encoding ubinuclein-2-like, whose translation MENENKNDNGAATAAAAGGVGRLLVDETCPNRHRFEVELKEGETTIVSWAKLLKDSGIPVADDDNSSSSSPNPKHWQVSQDKTRSECSNVILKKETDEQKSPMRPETQSTAISEVLEVVNAVQPTKNTKVGHARVKAIPLTHNVIEEHSLNNARSELPDLNVPYTVQSSSTLPTNIKDESYVMVNGSMLESMLLEMETMVVDSRRLHGDVLDADHLVATKSKLPGELKQKLRTVARLAHSTQGRISDELYTRLASILGHWLKPKTLKRCLRDMVPSDLSAWGGDALRFSQIEKEVVELIKLRNPSMERKDGFNTKTVELCAAHKTIYSMDHEMEDKVCDFYDVYVQGMNDINSSEIRKFYIQLAALWPKGTMDNHGVRNAICRSKERRRIMLQEKEPENGKWMKASTTGMDEGLQVEPKLVAESDKLVNDANNLVLSFRDSVVPGTPELDQNLSAPAKRFSPSSAGSCQDLFKQRKFNILNETS comes from the exons ATGGAGAATGAAAACAAGAATGATAATGGGGCAGCCAccgctgctgctgctggtggcGTTGGGCGGTTGTTGGTGGATGAAACATGCCCAAACAGGCACAGATTTGAAGTAGAGCTGAAAGAAGGTGAAACAACAATTGTTTCATGGGCTAAATTGCTTAAAGATTCTGGCATTCCTGTTGCTGATGATGAtaactcttcttcttcctcaCCTAACCCTAAG CACTGGCAAGTTTCTCAAGATAAGACAAGAAGCGAATGCTCCAATGTCATTCTTAAGAAAGAGACGGATGAGCAAAA ATCTCCCATGAGACCAGAAACACAGAGTACTGCTATATCAGAAGTCCTGGAAGTGGTGAATGCTGTTCAACCCacaaaaaacacaaaagttGGACATGCAAGGGTGAAGGCCATACCCTTAACACACAACGTCATTGAAGAACATTCTCTCAACAACGCAAGATCTGAGCTTCCTGACCTAAATGTTCCGTATACAGTGCAATCATCA AGTACCTTGCCAACAAACATTAAGGATGAATCTTATGTTATGGTGAATGGGTCAATGCTTGAAAGTATGCTCTTGGAGATGGAAACCATGGTTGTAGATT CAAGACGGCTGCATGGTGATGTTCTAGATGCAGATCATCTAGTGGCAACAAAAAGCAAATTACCAGGGGAACTTAAGCAAAAGCTCAGGACGGTTGCTAGATTAGCG CATTCAACTCAAGGGAGAATATCAGATGAATTATATACGCGTCTTGCAAGCATTCTTGGGCACTGGCTTAAGCCAAAAACACTGAAG AGATGCTTGAGGGATATGGTCCCATCTGATCTATCAGCCTGGGGAGGGGATGCTCTCAGGTTTAGTCAAATTGAAAAGGAGGTTGTTGAACTGATCAAATTGAGGAACCCATCAATGGAAAGAAAG GATGGGTTTAATACCAAAACTGTGGAGCTGTGTGCAGCTCATAAAACAATATACAGTATGGACCATGAGATGGAAGATAAAGTTTGTGATTTCTATGACGTATATGTCCAG ggGATGAATGATATTAATAGCTCTGAAATACGGAAGTTCTACATTCAG CTTGCGGCATTGTGGCCAAAGGGGACCATGGACAATCATGGAGTACGAAATGCGATTTGTCGATCCAAAGAACGCCGGAGAATCATGTTACAAGAAAAG GAACCTGAAAATGGCAAGTGGATGAAGGCATCTACTACAGGAATGGATGAGGGTCTCCAAGTGGAACCTAAATTAGTTGCTGAGTCAGATAAACTGGTGAATGACGCTAATAATCTTGTTTTAAGTTTTCGGGACAGTGTTGTCCCTGGTACACCCGAACTAGATCAGAATCTTAGTGCACCAGCAAAAAGGTTCAGCCCGTCATCGGCAGGCTCCTGCCAGGATCTGTTCAAACAGAGGAAATTCAATATTCTTAACGAAACTAgctga
- the LOC122578945 gene encoding uncharacterized protein LOC122578945 isoform X2 has product MQLINSPRDVRGLMSLIDDMTNQGLIQFAEVLTGGPVKFEKTRRIMKQFIRGCLSEIFSKHKKTGQINLPENLLLLFKNPLNFCWSSESLLIPDSDSYQVAVHKILNLLEDFPTLTLSAMHRKLRGTKNYMPQLIPKKCGWGRDSLIKSLRKKSLGLLTKLNKGDPLQEPLAKAMEVAALNLKLIQGCRYVTHFVHVSPEMNLLQDKIAMCIQLIDQRLKSSALKDIQVLLDPKAKSPDRKLRVLVKNMLTEYLFECSDMNNVPHCLHKVIAIITRSSEAPIKQLVETNIEEEVECILSVSASVKQVLWDSTPDHEIDMQFADAYMEDLEDNDDDDDDDDDDDDILEDISLEEDRESSVSCNTVEKVSNTGYNSNSVGNSTKSRSLDFSEAIHSEDIHSIRYQLVRLINTEPVNAISPKDTNDQEGFPLLEKAQDPVSSNVSSPERSLKFNNPSMCKNQYLAVQAASDEASMVAYCLIGRMLDEFAQIEGCELNSRDMFYLGARKQKEGKATSKEPASHKEDSCSIFVKAVEELVPSFAECETARLNELMGQASVKAIGT; this is encoded by the exons ATGCAACTTATTAATTCACCTAGAGATGTCAGAGGTCTTATGTCTCTAATCGACGACATGACCAATCAAGGGCTAATTCAGTTTGCTGAGGTACTGACAGGTGGTCCAGTTAAGTTTGAGAAAACCCGTCGGATAATGAAGCAGTTTATCAGAGGATGCCTCTCAGAAATCTTCTCGAAGCACAAAAAGACAGGGCAGATAAACTTACCTGAAAATCTTCTTTTGCTGTTCAAGAATCCACTTAATTTTTGTTGGAGTAGCGAGTCTTTATTAATTCCAGACTCTGATTCCTATCAAGTTGCTGTTCATAAAATACTTAATCTACTTGAGGACTTTCCTACTCTAACCCTTTCTGCTATGCATAGGAAACTCAGGGGCACCAAAAATTACATGCCTCAGTTAATACCTAAAAAGTGTGGTTGGGGACGAGACTCATTGATCAAAAGTTTGAGGAAAAAGTCTTTGGGATTGcttacaaaacttaacaaaggAGATCCATTACAGGAGCCATTAGCAAAAGCAATGGAAGTGGCAGCCTTGAATTTAAAGCTGATTCAAGGATGTCGATATGTAACTCATTTTGTACATGTTTCACCCGAAATGAATCTTTTGCAGGATAAGATTGCAATGTGTATCCAACTAATTGATCAGAGATTAAAATCATCAGCATTGAAAGATATACAAGTTCTGCTGGATCCTAAAGCAAAATCCCCGGACCGCAAATTACGAGTGCTGGTGAAGAACATGTTAACAGAGTATCTTTTTGAGTGTAGTGACATGAATAATGTTCCACATTGTTTACATAAGGTCATTGCCATTATAACTAGAAGTTCTGAAGCTCCAATTAAGCAATTGGTAGAAACGAATATAGAGGAAGAGGTAGAATGTATTTTGAGTGTGAGTGCTTCAGTGAAGCAAGTTCTGTGGGACTCAACCCCTGACCATGAGATAGACATGCAGTTTGCTGATGCATACATGGAGGATCTCGAagacaatgatgatgatgatgatgacgacgacgacgacgatgatATATTAGAGGATATTAGTCTAGAAGAAGATAGGGAAAGTAGTGTGTCCTGTAATACAGTTGAAAAAGTATCAAATACCGGGTATAACTCTAATTCAGTTGGAAATTCAACCAAATCTAGGTCCTTGGACTTTTCAGAAGCCATCCACTCAGAAGATATACATTCGATTAGATACCAATTGGTACGCTTAATAAATACCGAACCTGTGAACGCTATTTCACCTAAAGATACCAATGATCAAGAGGGTTTTCCTCTTCTGGAAAAGGCCCAAGATCCAGTGTCTTCTAATGTCTCGTCTCCAGAAAGGAGTTTGAAATTTAATAATCCAAGCATGTGTAAAAACCAGTACCTTGCAGTTCAAGCTGCTAGTGATGAGGCAAGTATGGTAGCATATTGTCTCATTGGTCGTATGTTGGATGAGTTTGCACAAATAGAAGGATGTGAACTAAATTCTAGAGATATGTTTTATCTTGGAGCCAGAAAGCAAAAAGAGGGCAAAG CTACCAGTAAGGAACCAGCATCTCACAAGGAAGATAGCTGTTCGATTTTTGTTAAGGCGGTCGAAGAGCTAGTACCCTCTTTTGCTGAATG CGAAACAGCTAGACTAAATGAATTGATGGGTCAAGCATCAGTTAAGGCCATTGGTACATAA
- the LOC122610989 gene encoding U3 small nucleolar ribonucleoprotein protein IMP4 yields MLRRNIRLRREYLYRKNLEGKERLRYENKRKIKQALEEGKPIPTELRNEDAALRQEIDLEDEETAVPRLSIDDEYRLANVSNPKIMITTSHDPSATLKQFVKELSFVFPNSKRINRGGKVIHDIAETCTVNDITDLILVHEHRGVPDKMIISHLPLGPTAYFQILNVVTRHDNKDKKEMGTISQTYPHLILNNFSTKIGQRTANILKHLFPVPKPDSKRIITFANQSDYVSFRHHVYRQSGGSKSIDLKEVGPRFELRLYQIKSGAVMQEDVAPVEWVLKPFMNTSKKQKVLGE; encoded by the exons ATGTTGAGAAGGAATATTCGTTTGAGAAGAGAGTATTTATACAGGAAAAACTTGGAAGGCAAAGAACGTCTGCGTTATGAAAACAAACGCAAAATCAAACAAGCCCTTGAAg AGGGGAAACCAATTCCAACTGAGCTTAGAAATGAGGATGCTGCTCTGCGCCAAGAAATCGATCTCGAAGATGAGGAAACTGCTG ttCCAAGGTTATCCATAGATGATGAATACAGACTAGCAAATGTAAGTAATCCAAAGATTATGATAACCACATCTCACGACCCAAGTGCTACTCTTAAACAATTCGTAAAG GAACTGAGCTTTGTCTTCCCTAATTCAAAACGAATAAACCGTGGTGGTAAG GTTATCCATGATATAGCCGAGACTTGCACAGTAAATGACATAACAGATCTCATACTAGTTCACGAACATCGTGGTGTACCTGATAAGATGATTATAAGTCACTTGCCTCTAGGTCCAACTGCTTACTTTCAAATTCTCAATGTG GTCACAAGACATGACAATAAAGACAAGAAGGAAATGGGTACTATTTCCCAGACTTACCCGCATCTGATTCTTAACAACTTCTCTACCAAG ATTGGTCAAAGGACTGCAAACATATTAAAGCATCTCTTTCCAGTACCAAAGCCTGATTCAAAACGCATCATCACTTTTGCTAATCAATCGGATTATGTTTCTTTCAG GCATCATGTCTATAGACAAAGTGGAGGCTCTAAATCAATTGATCTAAAGGAGGTTGGTCCCCGGTTTGAATTACGTTTGTATCAG ATTAAAAGTGGGGCAGTTATGCAAGAAGACGTAGCACCCGTAGAATGGGTATTAAAACCATTCATGAACACGTCCAAGAAGCAAAAAGTATTAGGCGAATGA
- the LOC122584793 gene encoding RNA polymerase II transcriptional coactivator KIWI-like isoform X2, whose product MSYKRGKGKDKDDEDFISDHAPPKKTFKKETAAGEDSGGEDDGSIFICDVSKNRRVSVRVWQGKTVVDIREYYTKDGKQMPGKKVERTPCSCG is encoded by the exons ATGTCGTACAAGCGCGGGAAAGGCAAAGACAAGGACGACGAAGACTTCATCAGTGACCACGCGCCGCCAAAGAAAACATTCAAGAAAGAAACCGCCGCCGGTGAAGATTCCGGCGGCGAAGATGACGGAAGCATCTTCATATGTGATGTGTCAAAGAACCGCAGGGTGTCGGTGAGAGTATGGCAAGGAAAAACCGTTGTTGATATCCGTGAGTATTATACTAAAGATGGCAAACAAATGCCTGGCAAAAAAG TGGAAAGAACTCCGTGCTCATGTGGATGA
- the LOC122584793 gene encoding RNA polymerase II transcriptional coactivator KIWI-like isoform X1 — MSYKRGKGKDKDDEDFISDHAPPKKTFKKETAAGEDSGGEDDGSIFICDVSKNRRVSVRVWQGKTVVDIREYYTKDGKQMPGKKGISLTMDQWKELRAHVDEIDKALAE; from the exons ATGTCGTACAAGCGCGGGAAAGGCAAAGACAAGGACGACGAAGACTTCATCAGTGACCACGCGCCGCCAAAGAAAACATTCAAGAAAGAAACCGCCGCCGGTGAAGATTCCGGCGGCGAAGATGACGGAAGCATCTTCATATGTGATGTGTCAAAGAACCGCAGGGTGTCGGTGAGAGTATGGCAAGGAAAAACCGTTGTTGATATCCGTGAGTATTATACTAAAGATGGCAAACAAATGCCTGGCAAAAAAG GTATCTCGTTGACCATGGATCAG TGGAAAGAACTCCGTGCTCATGTGGATGAAATTGACAAGGCTCTTGCCGAGTAA